In the Parasphingorhabdus halotolerans genome, TTTGATGTTGAGAATGTACCGAAACCAACGAGGCGAACTTCGCCGCCGCCGCTGAGTGCTTTGGTGATGGAATCAAAAACTGCGTCTACGGCTTTGCCCGCATCGCTTTTGCTGAGGCCGCTGTGGTCTGCAACACTACTGATAAGATCCTGTTT is a window encoding:
- a CDS encoding HU family DNA-binding protein, which produces MNKQDLISSVADHSGLSKSDAGKAVDAVFDSITKALSGGGEVRLVGFGTFSTSKRKASTGRNPRTGEPMQIPASTQAKFKAGKGLKDAVNK